GGTCTTCTCTGTCTTCGGATCGATGTAGAGTAGCCGTTTTATCTTCCGTCCCCCAATAATATGCTCTCTGACTACCTCGTCGGCATCATCAGGAACCACCTGGGTATAGAAAGTATTATCAGGGATAATCTTTACGATAGGTCCCTTTTCACAAAAGCCGAAACAACCGGTAGTGATAACGTCCACCTTGTTGGCAATATTATTTCTCTCAAGTGCTTGCTGAAGACGTTCAGCAATGATGTGGCTGTCGGATGCTTTGCAACCTGTGCCACCACAGATCAGGATTTGCAGATGCTCGGTTCCCAATGCCAACCCACAGCATTGCTCCGTAACCGCCTCGTTGCTTTCTTCGCGTAGCAAAAGCGTGCCTTCTGCCCTTTTCTTGATAATTTTCAGATCATGGATAGTTAGTACTTTCATTTTGTAATAGATTTGGGGTTGAGAACAAAGATACAAAAAGTGTTGAGATTACAAAAGGAAAGTAATAAAGATTATAGGAGGGAGAATTCCTCATATTGAAAAATTATATATTTTTGCACCCGCTTTCGGAAAAAGGTCTGAAAGAAGTATCAATATTCAATATAACATTTTACAAAAAACATGAATCACCCTTACAAAAAGATCATCGTTTCTGCCTTGCTCGGAACGTTGTTTTTAGGCGCCTGCTCAGACGATGCACCGTCTGAGGGAGAAGGCAAACAGCAAACTTATTCATTAGTGGTAAAAGGTATTACGACTTCCGGTTCAGACTCTTCTGAGGAGCTACGGGATGTGTCAGTTTTCCAGTTCAGCGATGGTAACCTGTACAAAACGCAACAATTGACTCCCGAATCCAATGGCCAGTCCAGCATTTCCGCACTCAACGGAGCACGGCTATACTTCCTCACCGGAGTGACAGTTCCGGTTCAGGAAGGAAACATTACCGAAGAAGAATTCCGCAATATGACCATCGGCGAAGGACTGCACAATAATTCAGCTCCTGACTTTATGGCTGCAGTTGTTGAATTAGAAAGTAGTCCCCAAACACGCAGTAGTCAGGAAATCAACGTCGGTATGAAACGCGGTGTAGCCCGTATAGACCTGAATACCACAGCAGACAGCAAAACATTAATCAAAGAAGTAATCGTAGAGGATGCTCCGGCTGAAACATATCCGTTCATCGAAAACACTTCCGCATCAGATAAAACAGTAAGTTACTTAAAGAAATTTGATCCCGCTTTCGGTGGAGAACAACAGGGAATATTCCGCATTTTCGAGAGTGCGCGTCCTGTAAATATCACCCTGCGGGGTACATACGATAAAATCCCCATCAGGCTAAAGATGCAATTACCAAATATAGAACGCAATAAAGTTTACGAACTGTCAGTACTCAATGTAGGTGCCACAGTAGAAGGAATCTTCGAAATCAAGCCTTGGGAAAAAGGCGAAACGATTATCGGGAAACCTGATACGGAGCATCGTATCCTGCTTAATGCTTCCCAATCTAAAATACCGGAAGGAGTAACAGTAGATTATGAAAATAATATAGTAGAGGTACCCGCCACAGGAGTCAGTGACATGAAACTGGCATTTGTTTCCGACACCCGGATTGACATATCAGCTACTGAAGGTACTGGCAGTGGCGTGAATCTCAGTGAAATGTCGGTATCTGAAGAAACAGAAGGCATAGTGTCGGCATTCAATGTATCGGTGGCCGCACAAGGCAATGGCCGACTGGGCTATACAATTCTGGTACATTTAAAAAATGCTTTGCTGACCGGCTCTTATGATTATGTAGAAATTCGTGTGGCTCCGAGCGACAAGCAGATTGAAACAGTTGAAATGGGCGGTAGCATATGGATGGCGTTCAATGCACGCAGCCGGGATCTGGAAG
The nucleotide sequence above comes from Bacteroides intestinalis DSM 17393. Encoded proteins:
- a CDS encoding FISUMP domain-containing protein, with the protein product MNHPYKKIIVSALLGTLFLGACSDDAPSEGEGKQQTYSLVVKGITTSGSDSSEELRDVSVFQFSDGNLYKTQQLTPESNGQSSISALNGARLYFLTGVTVPVQEGNITEEEFRNMTIGEGLHNNSAPDFMAAVVELESSPQTRSSQEINVGMKRGVARIDLNTTADSKTLIKEVIVEDAPAETYPFIENTSASDKTVSYLKKFDPAFGGEQQGIFRIFESARPVNITLRGTYDKIPIRLKMQLPNIERNKVYELSVLNVGATVEGIFEIKPWEKGETIIGKPDTEHRILLNASQSKIPEGVTVDYENNIVEVPATGVSDMKLAFVSDTRIDISATEGTGSGVNLSEMSVSEETEGIVSAFNVSVAAQGNGRLGYTILVHLKNALLTGSYDYVEIRVAPSDKQIETVEMGGSIWMAFNARSRDLEDQVYPLDGATVEKMYHNGWISSIGGLFQYGRKYMYIPWQGYSPSNNLGNQTADAPWQNDTHMPCPEGYRVPTRSELNSLLPKGQEIPSTYTAGNGEKITATLHVGEGTLTTPTGVTGTQHYVKFTSEDTGRYLIIPLAGGKGDKSTTNNPAFGKRAVLWTSERNGCPGGYAWAYWLPFEGKETTAITERQLQMEAFASLRCVKK